The Apium graveolens cultivar Ventura chromosome 3, ASM990537v1, whole genome shotgun sequence sequence TTTTTTTACTATCAGAATAACTGTTAAATTTGGTTATGCTACTGTTTTTGCTTGATAGCTAGCTAAACAAAAATATTGTAGTCATATTTGTATTGAAAATTCTTAATATAATGCCTTAGGACGGGGTTTTGATAAAGACACCAAAAGGTATTTGTTGAACTTTTTAACgtttttaatattaatttcaacTCATTATTAACATGCTTGTTTGTATAGCTGACTTTGGTTTTACTCTTTTTACTAAAGTTACTTATATTTTTGGCTTGAATTTAAATCGATCAATTTGTTAATCCAACATATACTGGTTTTATTTTTTAAAACCAGCCGAACCTTACTACTCTAATACAAGTGATAATGAAGCTCCTTTTCGATCATGTAATATAACCAGAATTAGTAGTAGAAATAACATTGGAATATGCCACAGAATTTAGGATTCTTTTTAGAGTAAATTACCTCATTAAATATTATGATGCTTCTTTAGATAATGTAATAAGACTAAAGGGATCGTGGCCTTGTGGCATAGTCCTCATCCCATTCACGGTAGATTGAGGGCTGAATGAGCGGATACTTTACAATGCATAAAGGGctttgatttgtttagcttaaGCAAGTCCTGATTTACCAAATTAATTTCCTACATTTACATGAGGATGCACAACGGTGTTTAGCTTAAGATCCTTGCAATCTTACCTTTGCTTCTAAATAATGACAGTATTTATTTTCCTTCCAGGTCGAGTTTGGGCACGGTGATTCTGATATTTTTGACCCTAAGGGTTAGGCAGCTTGCGGATGGATCTCTTCATGGATGAACAGATGTTACTTTCTAGAATCATGTAGCTTCTTCCCTTTTCTGGGTTGTGCGTTGTGTGGTCATGGTTGAAATTACAATTTTCACTAGTTTTAAATTTACTTATGGTGGTTCCACTGTTTACAACCAGTGATGGGTGTATCACTTCAAAGATTGACCTGTTTCGGGAATTATAATCAGAGCTCCACGCTGTAGTAATGAAAAAAGAGATAGTTTATCAAGGACCACTCCATTCCTTTCGAGAGTCCCCGTAGAGGAAAGAAGAAAAGTAAGAAATTAAATTCAAGGAATAAATAACACCCTTCAGCAACTACTGATGAGTTACAGAATGCTGTGCCCTGTCCAACTCTTAATCAACGGAAAAAAAAAAACGAAAATTGTAATCTCAAAAAGGAAACTCTGCCTGCAGTTTCAGAAATCGGTATAAGGTTCCTGAAGTTTTAAACTGTCGGCTACACGGGATTGGATCACTGTCAGAATTCCTTGGTTTAGACTGGGAACAACTTGACACTGTACTTGTAGAGGAAGCCGAATTTTTTACAGTAATTTCTCCAAGATGCTCTTTTCTTGAGTTCTTGCTATATTGCTGCTAACTGCTTTCTCTAGCACATACAGCCTCCCCCTTGCTGATCTGGGGGTTAGAACTACTAGTGGGCTTTAAGTTCGCATCAAAGTTTTTATAATTTCATTTGCGACACATGTTAGAAAGGCAAGAGTGTTAATTAAGCATCCCTCTGCATTTTTTCAATTTTAATCAACTTGAAAATTTGACCTATGTGGAGAATTTCCACCTTGATATTAAATCCACGTTTTACACTCGTCTCAATAAACATAATTCCATGCTTCTCCTTGGATTGATACTTGCCTGTTTGGTGTCCGTCAACTTCATCATTGGCagaactaaaagaaaatctagcAGAGGCAGTTAACTGGGAAACTAGCATTAAATATCCGCAAAGAATATGATTTTATAATATATGCAAATAGTGAGCAGATGGTATTGCATAGATTTGTCAAAAGAAAAACTATATACAGAATTCTGTGCAAAAACACATTTCAATTCATTTGAATGGGGCTCAATGAATTTGAGTAGGGGACTTTCTTAAGGCAGGCAAAGAACTGAGCAAACCGGCAGAAATAAGAAATCTAAACTCTCGCCTAAATGGTATTAGATGCAATCACTGTCACTCTTCAGCTTACACTAGAATCAACTTGACACTGTACTAGGAAGCTGATTTACCACAGTATTTTCATAATATGTTAGACTATAGAATATATAACATAAAAAGTCATCGAGGAGGAGAGCTTCGTTTGAGGTAATATAATTCATCACCATCAACATACAACACACAAATACGTTCAATAGAGAAGCTAAACAGTAACATGCAAGACTTTTTCATTATCATCAGATCACATTCTTATACTGGCATATTCTTAAATTTGCTACAACCCAATTTTTGACATTATAGACTCCGCTAATACTCCATTTTATATTTAAAGTTGATCCCAAATATATAGTGTCAGTAAATACCAAAACTAAGTGGGATCAAAGAACCTTGTGAAAAGAACTTTTGAATTATAAAAAATACTAGTATCTTTTCAAAACTTCTCTAATTCAATTTGTACACAATTTGTACAAATCCAACCAGAACATCAGATTTATGCTTGATCAATTTCTACAAATCCAACCAGAACATCAGATTTATACCACATAAATATACAACTATAGATTGAAAATCACAGAAATACCACCTGTCTGCAGCTTTGCATAAAGTTAGGCAACACCGTGCTAGTTGACAATCcatttagaaaaaaaatacaaCATAGAAATTCCAAAATATTAAAAAGGTTTCTCATCACATTTCAGAAGATTCAGCAAGATCTTAATTCATGATATCTTTCATCCAATAATCGCAGGTAACACCTATGTTACCCGGACTCGGGTATGGGTGTCGGACACGGGTTCGTATCCAAGTGTCGGACTCGGcaatattttgaaaaatttaCATGTTTTTGGCCTAAAATAAGTGTCCAAGTGTCTATACCCATGTCCGAGTGTTGAGTGTCCGACACGTGTACTCGAAGCAAAATGAAGTGTCCGGGTAACTAAGGGTAACACAGAGGTCACAACTTAAACTGGAGAAGATGCACATGGCAGACCTTGAAAGATATTACTTTCATTTCAACTGTAGCACGACAATGACAAGCTATATATCAACCAGAGGAATTTTCAAACTTGATCTTATGGATGGAAGGAAATAATAACCTTTTGACTTTTCCTCGAAAGAACAGAAACTAAAGAAACCGGGGATACGGAAAAGGAACCCTGCTAAAAATATGTGATTACTTTAAGGCTCCTAGCAGAGGACAATAAATTTCAGGGAATTCAAGTGTTCAGGCTTTGAGTATTTATGATACGATGTTTAAGAAGAGGACACGACTGATGTCCCCGTCCTATATGTCTCTTTAAACTTTAAGTAGATCAAGGAACATCCTAGCATACACAGGACACGTATAGCTCAAATACTCGTAGACACAGCATTCCAAAGAATCTACCATCTTTAATATACAACGAGAGATGCATGATTGTGCCACACTAATAACATAGTCGGTCCGGGTGCTTGACCAGACCAACACATTTTCCACTAACATCCCTAATGGTTCATTTGTCTTAATAAGTCTAGAAAACAATAAAATATGTCATTAAGAGCTATTGCCTTCCCTAGTAAAACAACCACCCATATGCAACACCTTGAAGTATGTAGCaaaaaaagatataaatataattatgtaTCCACTATTTACAAAATTAAAGGTAAATTACATAATTCTTCCATAAGGTCTATGATTAGACTTTGTCTTAAGCAACAATCTACTAATTAAAATTCAAAATGGCCcgcaaataaactaaaaaaggAGAGTGCCTGGATAAAAAAATGCTAAGACCCTAAAGAGGGCGATAACAATATATTTTCACAAATAGTATCTGCTACGAGTGATCAACATGGCAACCAAATTTTACTTCGTGCAATGCGAATAAACCTCCAAAAAATAAATGTTGATACATTTTTAAAAGCATATCATAATATCTTTATTATCACATATTCAGCAAGACACTTCCTCAAACGCCACAAAACAGAAAACCGAAACTACCTAGATGAAGACTTCATACTGCTCCATGGGAACTTCACTTGTCCACTGCTGCCACCTCCCTGGCTAGCACCACGATCTCTACCCCCGCCCGGGTGACCAACACGATCTCTACCACGCCAGCGTCCACCACTTACTTCAGGCTTTCCATTCCCTTCAAGCCAATGTGACTTCTTCTTAGCCTCATCACCCTCCACAAAACTAGACTTGGATTGCTTATTCAAGttctttttatcttcctcaaTCAACCGAATCGGAAACAAATCAGGCGAAATCGACAATGGGTTTTTCAACGTGACATACGCCTTTTTATAATCAGGTTTAGCAAATAAAATCCCACCCCTCTTCTTCTTCTTACCATCCATGTTCAAAGTTTGAACCTTTTCCACTTCAAAGCCATAAAGTGACTCCAAAACCCTTTTAATTTCAATCTTCATTTCCAACATTAAACATATAAACATAAAAAAAAACAAGATTATCAGTGTGTGTCTGTGTGTGgcgggagagagagagagagagagagagagagagagagggtacCTTAGAAGCAGAGGGGATGGTTTTGAGGGCAATTTCAGTGATGTTAGAGAAAGAAGTAGGCATTAACAGCTTGATGGGTAAGTTTGCAAAGTTGACAACTCTTCTTCCCAATCGGCTTCCCATTTTCTCTTCAAAGATCGCCCCTTTTATTAATTTCAGATTGTTTTTTGCCTCGTGTGCTGTGTTCTTCAGTATCCGCCGTCAGGGATGGTTCTCAGGGTTTACGATCGTAATGGGCTTCCGAGTTGGAACGGCCCAATAGCCCCCAAGCATTAAACCTTTTCGATCTGTCTTTTGTGTTCTTCATATTCTTTTTCCATTTTCAATTCATTATATTTTAAGCCCGATTTAGTTTGAAATAAATGCTCCTAACGTGAgcacaatttttttttaatataaaatacaTGAGAGGTATTTTTGTAATTGCAAAATTTATTTTACATATTTACAATTATGCTATTAAAATATATTACGTACTCGCGTAAATTCCCTGTATATTAACATTTTTCTCTATAATTAATTGGATCTTACAATTGTTTAAAATGACAAGTCAAATGTGAAATTTTTAAGTCAATGGTTTGTTTGGGATATGAGTAAGTTGAAAAAATGTATGTAATTTTCGATTTATAATGAACTCATAATACAGACAAGTTTAAATATACGAAAATTCAAAAATTCTAATTTTTAATACGGTgtttgattttaaaattttgaaaaattagaTATTCTAATTGATTTTCTCGTATTAGATATCAAAACACTGGTTATTGATTTATGTACTGTTTTAATTTCCTCCACATTGTCGTTTCTCGCTAATCCAGATTATTGATTTGAAAAACAAATACTCCCTCTAAATACTTTTCTCGTTTGTGTTGAACACATTTGACAATACACATTTTTTATTGTTAATATTTGTAATTTCGTATtagaataaaaaatataaaaacttcattatattaaaatactcataaatacAAATCTAACAAGATCACTGatgactatatttgatcttatagattagacATAAATTAATAGCTAGTCACTAAAAAGTCAAAAACGGAAACGATTTTTGGGAAGAAGGGAGTACTCCACAGCAGATATGACAACAAATATACTTCTAACGTGCCAAAAGTGTGACTATACTTTTGTCGTAATCTACATTCTGCACAGTTTACAAACAGTACTAAAGATACATCAATTGACTTCCGGACCACAATATGCATTTAAGCTTATGTGGAAATGATAACAGAAAGATGAGAATGCTTTCTTAATTTCCTGTCTACCAGGCGCAACTATACTTCTAAGAGCATGCAGTGGTTGTTAATCTACAAACAGTAAAGTAGAAACCTAATAAATGGGGAAATCAAAGTCTAGGCTTCCTTCTTTTTAATGCGGTACGGGTACTTCTGATATATTGAAATGCTGGTTATAACAATTGGAAGGGCAAGTAGACAAAACATGGAAGGTGGTATTCCATCCACGAGGAACTGCAATAAAGCCGTGACAAGAAGTGCAGACACAATGACAAATCCCTGCACATTATTAATATACAAACTGGATTAGATGTATTAAATGATGTAAACCACCACCAAGAGAAGTATCTTTAATAATCAGTAAAGAGATGGATACTTGATCTTATCCAAATTTATTATCAATTGTGGACTTGCTACAAACGAATGCTTAAGATTTTTCACAAATTatgtttgttttttttaattCTCAGCAACAATGTTTTAGGATATATTGATCACTTATAGCTGATCTTGCTATTGTAACATCATGTCGTGACTCAAACCGGTTTGTGTTGCTCGTACCAGAAATGTTTCAATGCATTGGAAGTGTTGTTATGGCTTCTAAAGCCATAATCCACAATAGATTGACATGTTACCAATGTTGAATCTAACATAAATATATTATGTGCCACCAGTGGCTCTAGCCTAGTGCCAACCTCTTCAAAGACAGAGGGCTAATATTGTTTGGAAAATTTTCATTCTGGAGAGAGAT is a genomic window containing:
- the LOC141712752 gene encoding uncharacterized protein LOC141712752, with amino-acid sequence MGSRLGRRVVNFANLPIKLLMPTSFSNITEIALKTIPSASKIEIKRVLESLYGFEVEKVQTLNMDGKKKKRGGILFAKPDYKKAYVTLKNPLSISPDLFPIRLIEEDKKNLNKQSKSSFVEGDEAKKKSHWLEGNGKPEVSGGRWRGRDRVGHPGGGRDRGASQGGGSSGQVKFPWSSMKSSSR